One genomic segment of Nitrospira sp. CR1.1 includes these proteins:
- a CDS encoding tyrosine-type recombinase/integrase, giving the protein MDARNLLRVFYPVMRKAEVKTFRCHDLRHTFATRLVQAGVDIYTVQKLGRWKTISMVMRYAHHHPESLRAGVEILDRVPLGVSTVGFAQEY; this is encoded by the coding sequence ATGGATGCGCGAAATCTGCTTCGCGTGTTCTATCCTGTCATGCGCAAGGCAGAGGTGAAAACATTTCGTTGTCACGATTTGCGCCATACCTTCGCCACCCGTCTTGTGCAGGCCGGAGTCGATATTTACACCGTGCAGAAACTCGGACGATGGAAAACCATTTCCATGGTGATGCGGTATGCCCATCATCATCCTGAGAGTTTGCGTGCTGGTGTAGAGATCTTGGATCGCGTTCCGCTGGGAGTGAGCACAGTCGGCTTCGCCCAGGAGTACTGA
- a CDS encoding response regulator, with protein MAKPRVLLADDHSLVLEGFRRILEAQCELVGMVEDGRALLEAARKLEPDIVILDVSMPLLNGIDAATQMKKVQPSVKVIFVTMHSDADYVRSAFEAGASGYLLKRSAVDELEQAIRAVWAGHTYITPLIAQDLLDVLLTTGSRHPQQKKTLTFRQREVLQLLAEGRTVKEIALRLKISTRTVEFHKAQVMEQLNLRTTADLIKYALTHGVLASS; from the coding sequence ATGGCTAAGCCGCGCGTGTTATTGGCCGACGACCATTCGTTAGTACTGGAGGGTTTTCGCCGCATTCTCGAGGCCCAATGCGAGCTCGTGGGCATGGTGGAGGATGGACGAGCGCTCCTTGAAGCGGCACGGAAGCTGGAGCCCGACATTGTCATTCTCGATGTATCCATGCCGCTGTTGAACGGTATCGATGCGGCCACGCAGATGAAAAAAGTTCAGCCGTCGGTCAAGGTCATCTTTGTGACCATGCATTCCGATGCCGATTATGTGCGATCCGCCTTCGAAGCGGGAGCCTCGGGGTATCTGCTGAAGCGGTCCGCGGTCGATGAATTGGAGCAGGCGATTCGGGCGGTATGGGCCGGGCATACCTACATCACCCCCCTGATTGCCCAAGACCTGCTCGACGTATTGCTCACCACTGGATCAAGACACCCTCAACAGAAAAAAACGCTCACGTTTCGCCAGCGTGAGGTCTTACAGCTGTTGGCCGAGGGCCGGACGGTGAAGGAGATTGCTCTTCGGTTGAAGATTTCGACGAGGACGGTAGAGTTTCACAAGGCGCAGGTCATGGAGCAGTTGAATCTGCGCACCACGGCAGATTTGATCAAATATGCACTGACGCATGGAGTGCTGGCCTCTTCGTAA